One Microbacterium trichothecenolyticum DNA window includes the following coding sequences:
- the ftsR gene encoding transcriptional regulator FtsR yields MAAAPSRGRQTATGLLSIGQVLARLTPDFPALTSSKLRFLEVQGIVSPTRTESGYRKFSPADLERLRLALTLQRDHYLPLVVIRDYLADLDAGRNPAPPTSIPSMTAAPRRYRRDELLGAAGAPPQLLNDAISTGVIVAAETYPEQTVTLLRALVALDRHGIEPRHVRALRQSAEREVALVESAMSALLRRPDAASRARASELGPELAARLDEVRGMFVREALERILS; encoded by the coding sequence CGGACAGGTGCTGGCGCGCCTGACGCCCGACTTTCCCGCACTGACGTCGAGCAAGCTTCGTTTCCTCGAGGTGCAGGGCATCGTGTCGCCCACACGCACCGAGTCGGGCTACCGCAAGTTTTCCCCGGCCGACCTCGAGCGCCTGCGTCTGGCCCTCACGCTCCAGCGCGACCACTATCTTCCGCTGGTCGTGATCCGCGACTACTTGGCCGATCTCGACGCGGGACGTAACCCCGCGCCTCCGACTTCGATCCCGTCGATGACCGCCGCGCCGCGCCGCTACCGTCGCGACGAGTTGCTCGGCGCGGCCGGTGCGCCCCCGCAGCTCTTGAACGACGCCATCAGCACGGGCGTCATCGTCGCGGCCGAGACCTACCCCGAGCAGACCGTCACGCTCTTGCGTGCCCTGGTCGCCCTGGACCGACACGGCATCGAACCCCGCCATGTGCGCGCGCTGCGTCAGAGCGCGGAGCGCGAAGTCGCTCTCGTCGAGTCGGCGATGTCGGCGTTGCTGCGCCGTCCAGATGCGGCGTCGCGCGCCCGCGCCAGCGAGCTCGGGCCGGAGCTCGCGGCGCGCCTCGACGAGGTGCGCGGCATGTTCGTGCGCGAGGCGCTCGAGCGAATCCTGTCCTGA